A stretch of Flavobacterium sp. N2270 DNA encodes these proteins:
- a CDS encoding DUF5686 and carboxypeptidase-like regulatory domain-containing protein, with protein MKNIQFLLLLFTTSFFAQTKVGGKVVDEFDEPIAFANVFFKNSIEGVITDENGDFYFEGKKNYETLVISFVGFETKELNLKPGLNKNLLVKLAEGTTLKEVIVYTGKTSKKNNPAIDILRKIWERKRKNGLHMFKQYQYDKYEKVEFDMNTLDSAFINSKVFKGMEFIFDNIDTSRITGKTYLPIFINESVSEIHGDNVIKKEKEILKATKNSGFGNGDGVNTFIKDLYANYDIYDNYLKFFDKDFVSPLSRTGINVYNYVLSDSSYIDNKWCYHIVYYPRRKNELTFKGSFWVNDSTFAIKKINLEASKSANINWVKEIYIEQEFDVLNDSVFLLKRDHMMSDFSFSKKEDSKGVYGKRTTVLKNHKFDIQKEDKFYKEEVNFYDNSVFNKTDKYWEENRFEKLNENEAGIYKMLDTLETVPRFKRIYNLATILGSGYIQYGNFDFGPIFSTFGYNDVEGQRIRIGGRTYFGPNDKWRVQGYTAYGFKDDKFKYGISGKWMVNTKNRLIISAGNRRDVEQIGVSLTTSNDVLGRSFASSSFFSSGTNNKLTSVNLTNVGAEIEFVKNFTFQTNLSYRTLESASNTFSLDYYTDNTFTTTKSDVKQSEVNFQLEYTPGRKTVGYGVERLEVDNNYARLFLSYSQGFKGVLDSDFDYQKLQFFYRQPVLIGGFGRLFTTFETGKIFGTVPLGLMGVVPGNQSYFIIENTYNLLDYYDFVADEYASLHFEHHFNGRLFSRIPLLRKLNWREIIGVKGVYGRVSNENRLINASGLTYVAPDDLYWEYHAGIGNIFKILRIDFAWRGSYLDMPNANKFTVKASFGFYF; from the coding sequence ATGAAGAACATACAATTTCTTTTATTACTATTTACTACTAGCTTTTTTGCTCAAACAAAAGTTGGAGGAAAGGTTGTTGATGAATTTGACGAGCCAATTGCTTTCGCTAATGTGTTTTTCAAAAATTCCATAGAAGGTGTTATTACAGATGAAAATGGTGATTTTTATTTTGAAGGCAAAAAAAACTATGAAACCCTAGTTATATCATTTGTTGGATTTGAAACAAAAGAGCTAAATTTAAAACCAGGGTTAAACAAAAATTTACTTGTAAAACTAGCAGAAGGAACAACCTTAAAAGAAGTTATAGTTTACACAGGAAAAACTTCAAAAAAAAATAACCCAGCAATAGATATTTTAAGAAAAATATGGGAACGAAAACGTAAAAACGGTCTTCACATGTTTAAACAATACCAATACGATAAATATGAAAAGGTAGAGTTTGACATGAATACATTAGACAGCGCTTTTATTAACAGTAAAGTTTTTAAAGGAATGGAGTTTATTTTCGATAATATTGATACTTCTAGAATTACCGGAAAAACTTATTTACCCATTTTTATAAATGAAAGTGTAAGTGAAATTCATGGAGACAATGTTATCAAAAAAGAAAAAGAAATTTTAAAAGCAACTAAAAATTCAGGTTTTGGAAACGGAGATGGAGTAAACACTTTCATAAAAGATCTATATGCGAATTACGACATTTATGACAATTATTTGAAATTTTTTGATAAAGATTTTGTCAGCCCATTGTCCAGAACCGGAATTAATGTTTACAACTATGTTCTTAGCGATAGCTCTTATATTGACAACAAATGGTGTTACCATATTGTATATTATCCCAGAAGGAAAAACGAACTAACGTTTAAAGGTTCATTTTGGGTAAACGATTCCACATTTGCAATTAAAAAAATAAACTTAGAAGCCAGTAAAAGCGCAAATATAAACTGGGTAAAAGAAATTTATATTGAACAAGAGTTTGATGTTCTTAATGATTCTGTATTCTTATTAAAAAGAGATCACATGATGAGTGATTTTAGTTTTTCCAAAAAAGAAGATTCTAAAGGTGTTTATGGAAAAAGGACTACAGTTTTAAAAAACCATAAATTTGACATTCAAAAAGAAGATAAATTTTACAAAGAAGAAGTTAACTTTTACGACAATAGTGTTTTCAACAAAACTGACAAATACTGGGAAGAAAACAGATTTGAAAAGCTAAATGAAAATGAAGCTGGTATATACAAAATGCTCGACACACTTGAAACCGTCCCTCGATTTAAAAGAATTTACAACCTTGCAACAATATTAGGAAGCGGTTATATTCAATATGGAAACTTTGATTTTGGACCAATATTTTCAACATTTGGTTACAATGATGTTGAAGGGCAAAGAATACGAATTGGAGGAAGAACTTATTTTGGACCAAATGACAAATGGAGAGTTCAAGGTTATACAGCATATGGTTTTAAAGACGATAAATTCAAATATGGTATTTCAGGAAAATGGATGGTTAACACTAAAAACAGGTTAATTATTTCTGCAGGAAACCGAAGAGATGTAGAACAAATTGGTGTTAGTTTAACTACATCAAATGATGTTTTAGGAAGAAGCTTTGCTTCCTCTTCATTCTTTTCAAGCGGAACTAATAATAAACTTACATCTGTTAATTTAACAAATGTAGGAGCAGAAATTGAATTTGTAAAAAACTTTACCTTTCAAACAAATCTATCCTATAGAACATTAGAATCTGCATCGAACACATTTAGTTTAGACTATTACACCGACAACACTTTTACAACAACAAAAAGCGATGTAAAACAGTCAGAAGTTAACTTCCAATTAGAATATACGCCGGGAAGAAAAACAGTTGGTTATGGAGTAGAAAGATTAGAGGTCGATAATAATTATGCTCGCCTATTCTTAAGCTATAGCCAAGGATTTAAAGGTGTTCTTGACAGTGATTTTGATTATCAAAAATTACAATTTTTCTACAGACAACCTGTTTTAATTGGAGGTTTTGGAAGATTATTTACAACTTTTGAAACCGGAAAAATATTTGGGACTGTTCCATTAGGTTTAATGGGTGTTGTTCCAGGAAACCAATCTTATTTTATTATTGAAAACACGTATAATCTTTTAGATTATTATGATTTTGTTGCTGATGAGTATGCTTCATTACATTTTGAGCACCATTTTAATGGAAGACTATTCTCTAGAATACCATTATTACGTAAATTAAACTGGAGAGAAATTATTGGAGTAAAAGGAGTATATGGTAGAGTTTCAAACGAAAATAGATTAATCAATGCCTCAGGATTAACTTATGTTGCTCCAGATGACTTATACTGGGAATACCATGCTGGTATAGGAAATATTTTTAAGATTTTAAGAATTGATTTTGCTTGGCGTGGAAGTTATTTAGACATGCCAAATGCGAATAAATTTACCGTAAAAGCTTCATTCGGTTTTTATTTTTAA